CGCACGACCACGGGATAGTTGAGCTCGGCCGCGGCCTGCTCCGCTTCCGCGACGGTGTGGATGATGCGGCTGTCGGGCAGGCCGATGCCGAGCGAGCGCATGGTTTCCTTGAAAATCTCACGGTCCTCGCCGCGTTCGATGGCCTCCAGGTTCACGCCGATGACCTCGACGCCGTATTTAGCGAGGATGCCGGCCTTGGCGAGGGCAATGGAAAGGTTGAGGCCGGTCTGCCCTCCGAGGTTGGGGAGAAGGGCGTCGGGGCGTTCCTTGGCGATGATTTGCTCGAGACGGGCGACGTTGAGCGGCTCGATATAAGTGGCGTCGGCCATGACCGGGTCGGTCATGATCGTGGCCGGGTTTGAGTTGACCAAGACGATTTGGTAGCCGCAGGCGCGCAGTGCCTTGCAGGCTTGGGTGCCGGAATAATCGAACTCGCAGGCCTGCCCGATGACGATGGGCCCGGAGCCGATGATGAGGATTTTATGGATGTCGTTGCGTTTGGCCATAATGGGAAGGGTTTTGCCGGGGCGCAGAGTTGAGGGCGAAACGGCGGGCGACAAACGTATTTATCGAAAGAGCAAAGAAAATGCAGGAGCGGGGCAAAGTCGCGACAAACCACCCTGCACGCTCCTCAAAGCGGCAAGGTTTCAGGCGGGGCGATGCGTCACGATTTCGCCCGCCGGACGAGCTTTTTTTATCAGGCTTCGACGAGGTCTTTTTCGACGCGGAGGTTGCTGATGATGAAATCCTGGCGGTCAGGGGTGTTTTTGCCCATGTAGAATTTCAGGAGGTCGTCGGCGTTGTGGAGGTGGTCGAGCGTCACTTTCTCCAGGCGGATGTTTTCGCCGATGAAGTCCTTGAACTCGTTGGCGGAAATTTCGCCGAGCCCTTTGAAGCGGGTGACCTCCGCGCTCTGGCCGAGTTTGTGGAGGGCGGCCTGTTTCTCGGCCTCGCTGTAGCAGTAGATGGTCTGTTTCTTGTTGCGCACGCGGAAGAGCGGCGTCTCCAGGATGTAAACGTGGTGGTTGGTGATGAGCTCGGGGAAAAATTGGAGGAAAAACGAGAGGAGCAGCAGGCGGATGTGCATGCCGTCCACGTCGGCGTCAGTCGCGATGATGATGCGGTTGTAACGGAGGCCGTCGATGCCGTCCTCGATGTTGAGCGCGCTTTGGAGGAGGTGAAATTCCTCGTTTTCGTAGATGACCTTCTTGGTGAGGCCGTAGGTGTTGAGGGGTTTGCCCTTGAGGGCGAAGACGGCCTGGGTCTGCACGTCGCGGCAGGCGGTGAGAGAGCCGGCGGCGGAGTCGCCTTCGACGATGAAGAGCGTGGTGTCCTCGGCGCGCTTGTCCTTGCTGTCGAGGTGCACGCGGCAGTCGCGGAGCTTGCGGTTGTGGAGCGAGGCTTTTTTCGCGCGTTCGCGGGCGATGTTGCGGATGCCAGCGAGCTCCTTGCGCTCGCGCTCGCTGGCCTCGATCTTGGCCTTGATGGCGTCGGCGGCCTCGGAATTGCGGTGCAGCCAGTTGTCGAGGTGCTGCTGGAGGAACTGGGAGACGAACTGGCGGATGCTCGGGCTGTCTTTCTCGGGGCCCATGTTGTTGGAGCCGAGCTTGGTCTTCGTCTGCGACTCGAAGACGGGCTCCATGACGCGGAGGGAAACGGCGGCCACGATGGACTGGCGGATGTCGGCGGCCTCGTAGTCTTTCTTGAAAAAGTTGCGGACGGTGGCGACGAGCGCCTCGCGGAAGGCGGCGAGGTGGGTGCCGCCCATGGTGGTGTGCTGGCCGTTGACGAAGGAGTAGTATTCCTCGCCGTAATGGCCGCCGTGGGTCATGGCGATCTCGATGTCGTCGCCTTCGAGGTGGATCATGGGGTAAAGCGGCTCGCCGGTGAGCTTTTTGGCGAGCAGGTCCTTGAGGCCGTTGTCGGAGCGGAAGGATTTGCCGTTGAAGACGAGCGTGAGGCCGCGGTTGAGGTAGGCGTAGTTCCAAAGCATCTCCTCGATGAACTCGGGACGGAACCGGAAGTCCGGGCCGAAGAGCTTTTCGTCGGGATCGGGGGTGAATTCGACGAGGGTGCCGTTGCGCTCGCCGGCGGGGGCGTCGATGATTTTGCCCTCTTTTTTGAGTTTGCCCTGGTAAAACTCGACGAGGCGGGATTTGCCATCGCGGATGGATTGGGCGCGGTATTCGAGGGAAAGGGCGTTGACCGCCTTCTGGCCGACGCCGTTGAGGCCGATGGCTTTCTTGAAGGTTTCGCTGTCGTATTTCGCGCCGGTGTTGATGATGGAGACGCACTCGGTGAGTTTGCCGAGGGGAATGCCGCGTCCGTAGTCGCGCACGTAGAGGGAGCGGTCGGCGAGGTGGATTTCGACGCGCTTGCCGAAGCCCATGGTGAATTCGTCGATGGCGTTGTCGATGGTCTCCTTCAGGAGGACGTAGATGCCGTCGTCGGGGTGGGAGCCGTTGCCGAGGCGGCCGATATACATGCCGGGCCGGAGGCGGATGTGCTCGAGGGGAGAAAGGGTTCTGATGTTCGCTTCGGTGTAGTCGGAGACGCTGCTGGATTTGGCCATGGTGTGTCGGGTGAACGCGATGGATGGGTGTCGATGTTTGTGTTCGAAAAATTGGACAGGACCTGCGGGAGGAAATCTGTCAAAGGGATTAGCGTCGGACGGCAGGCGCGAGAGACAAGAAATTTTCGCAGAGAATTTTCAGCTTGGGATTTTCAGGTGATGACGAAAGCCGTACGCATTTTCATAAGTATCCAACCTTTTATACTAATTAAATCCTTGCCATTCGAGTGCCTTTTCCTGTTTGACTCCTTTCGTCGTCATTTTGACACGCCGCCGACCAGTCTGCTGGAGGTCTTTTGGAAACCATCACCAACACCGCCGTCACCACCAATCAACACGGCGCAAGACCCAGCCTATGTCTCATCACACCTCCGCGCTCCCTTCCCCATCCCGCGTCTTTGCGCGCACGCGCCTCCTCGGCGCGGCGTTTATTGCCACCGCCGTCCTTGCCTGCCTGGCCTCGCCCGTCCCCGTGGCCCGCGCGCAGCAGGAAATCCTCAACACCTCCTACGACATCTCGCGCGAACTTTTCACCGACGTGAACAAGGTTTTCGTCCCTTATTGGAAGACCAAGACCGGCCAGGACGTCGCCGTGAAGCAATCCCACGCCGGTTCCTCGCGACAGGCGCGCGCCATTCTGGAGGGACTGCAAGCCGACGTGGTCACGTTCAACACCTTCACCGACGTGCAACTCCTCGCCGACAATGGTTTCGTCGCGAAAGACTGGCCGGCCCGCTTTCCCCACAACGCCTCGCCCTTCTACTCCGTCCATTCGATTCTCGTCCGGACCGGAAATCCGAAAGCCATCCGCGACTGGGACGACCTCGCCCGCCCCGGCGTCTCCATCGTGCAGGTCAACCCCAAGCTCGGCGGCAACGGCCGCTACGCCGTCCTCGCCTATTACGCGCATGCCCTGCGCGCGAACCACGGCGACCACGCCAAGGCCCGCGCCTTCCTGAAATCCGTCCTGGCCAACGTCATCGTCTTCGAGTCCGGCGGACGCAGCGCGACAACCACCTTCACCGAACGCGGCATCGGCGATGCGCTCATCAATTTCGAGTCCGAAACCCTCGCGCTCTCCACCGCCGGCCGCGACAAATTCCAGGCCGTCACGCCCGGTGTGAGCATCCTCTCGGAATTTCCCGTCGCCGTGGTGGAAAAAAACGCCGAAAAACGCGGTACCTCCGCCCTCGCCCGCGGTTATCTCGAATACCTCTACACGCCGGAGGCGCAGGAGGTGATTGCGCGCAACTTCTATCGCCCGCGCGACGCCGCCGTCGCCGCGCGGCACGCCGCCCGCCTCCAGCCCGTCGAGGCCCTCGAGGTCGGCTCCGTCTTCGGCGGCTGGGAAAAGGCCACCGCCGATTTCTTCGCCAACGGCGCGCTCGTGGACACGTTGCTCAAGGAAATCGCCGCCGAAAAACGGTGAGCGCCCTCCCGCCAGCTTTTATTCGCACCGCCCCCGGAACGCCCGCGCCCCGTCCGCGGCGCGGGCGCGAACGCGGACGCCCGGCGCGGATGCTTCCCGGCTTCGGGCTCACGCTTGGCGGCACGCTCCTTTTCCTCAGCCTCGCCACGCTGCTCCCGCTCTCCGCGCTCGCGCTGAAGGCATCCTCGCTTTCGTGGCCCGCGTTCTGGACGCAAATCAGCGACGCCCGCGCGCTCGCCACCTACCGCATCACGCTCGTCTCCGCGCTCGCCGCCACCGCACTCAATGTCGTCCTCGGCGTATCGGTCGCCTGGATACTTGTTCGTTATGAGTTTCCCGGGCGCCGCCTGCTCGACGCCGCGGTGGACCTGCCCTTTGCGCTCCCGACCGCCGTCGCCGGGCTCAGCCTCGCCACGCTGCTCGCGCCCAACGGGCTCGTCGGCCAGCTTTTCGCGCCGCTCGGCATCAAGCTCGCCTATGCGCTGCCCGGCATGGTGGCCGCGATGTCGTTCACCAGCTTCCCCTTTGTCGCGCGCACGGTGCAGCCCGTCCTCGCCGACCTCGATCCGCAACTCGAGGAAGCCGCCGCCACGCTCGGCGCCGGGCCGCTGGCCGTGTTTCGCCGCGTGGTCTTTCCCGCCATCCTGCCCGCCACGCTCGCCGGCGCCACGCTCGCGCTGGTGCGCTGCCTCGGCGAGTTTGGCGCGGTCGTGTTCATCGCGGGCAATCTCCCGTTCCGCACCGAGATCACGTCGTTGCTCATCTACACGCGCGTGGCCGAGCATGATTACGAGGCGGCCGCCGCGCTCGCCGTCGTCATCCTCGCCGCCGCGCTCCTCGTGCTGCTGGCGATGAACACCATTCAGCACCGCCTCCTCCGCCGCCTGCACTGAACATGCCCGACGCCGCTCCCGCCTCCCGCCGTGTTTCCATTCGCGGTCATCCGCGACGCATCGCCCTGGTGCTCGCCGGAGGAGGCGCCGCCGCCCTGCTCATCCTGCTGCCGCTCGCCGCGGTTTTTTATTACGCGCTGCGCGACGGCTGGGCGGCCTACATCGGCAGCCTCGCCGATCCGGTCACGCGCCACGCCATCGGCCTCACATTGCTGGCCGCGGCCATCGCCGTGCCGGTCAACACGGTCTTCGGCCTCGCCGCCGCGTGGGCCGTGGCGAAGTTTGAGTTTCGCGGACGGCGGCTGCTCATCAGCCTGATCGAACTGCCGCTCTCGATCTCCCCCATCGTCATCGGCGTGGCCTATCTCTTTGTTTTTGGCATGCAGGGTTTGCTCGGGCCGTGGCTGGCGGGGCACGGTATCCGGCTCGTGTTTTCCATTCCGGCCATCGTCATCGTCACGACGATTGTGACGACGCCTTTCGTCTTTCGCGAAGTCCTGCCGCTCATGCAAAGCCAGGGCACGCACGAGGAGCAAACCGCCCTCACGCTCGGCGCGGGCGGCTGGCAGACATTTCTTCGCGTCACGCTGCCGAATATCAAATGGGCGCTTATCTACGGCGTGTCGCTCGCGACCGCGCGCAGCCTCGGGGAATTCGGCTCCGTGGCGATCGTCTCCGGCGCGGTGCGCGGCGAAACCAACACGATGACGCTGCAAATCCAGCTCCTCTTCGATGACCGCGTGCAGACCGGCGCGTTTGCCGTGGCGTCCATCCTCACCGTCCTGGCCCTCGCCACCTTGCTGCTCAAAACCTGGGTCGAGCATCGGGAAGCCAGGCGCCTGCGCAACTGACGGCAATGCGCCGGGCACAAAAAAACGCCCCGAGGGGCGTTTCGAATGACGCTGAACCGCACCCTTCCATCAGGCACCAGGATGCGGCGACCCGAACCGGCTTAGAATTTTATCGAAACCTTGCCGTCAGCGGCGCCAAACCGGCTGCTGGAATCAACCAGCGCGCGATCGTTCAGGCGACTCGTGATGCGCTCGCGGGCGCGGGCGAGGCGGGGATTGTTGTCCGCGTCCATTTCGCTTTCCGAAACAGGATCGGCATAGGCGAGCAGACGGGAACTGCGCGGATTCGCCGAACTGGCGAGGCGATGCAGGTAATCAGTTTCGGACGTGGCATTGTCCGCCTCGGCCTCTACCGACGGGGACACCGCCTCGAAAAGGGCCAGAATGGGCGTGGCGACGATGCTGTCCCCGTTGCCCGACTGCACTTGCAAGGCGGCAATCGATTGCCGCCGGAAAATCTCGTTCCTGGCGCCGACAAACGCGGCGGCGACCGCCGACGTGCTCGACAGGGCCAGCATGCCATCGCTGGCATCGGCATCCGTCCGGGCCGGGAAAGTTTGCGCGTCCGACCGCGGCTGCGGGACGCCCACATCCGGCGCGGAGCGGACGCTCACGACTGCGACTCCTTCCTTGGCCGGCAAAGAAGCTGGCTCGTTGGACGCGTGCAATGACGAGGGCGCGATTCCGCCGCCATGCGCGCCGTCACCCACCGCGACAACGGTCGCATCCTGCGAGCCTGCCCCGACGCCCACCGCGACCGGCAGTGCCGTGCGGTCGGAACGCATCATGACCATGGCAAACGCCACGGCCGCGACCGCGCCGACCGGCACATAGATTTTGGCCAGGCCGCCCGTGAGGGAACGCCACCATGGGCGCTCTTCGACGATGGCGGCGGCAAGTTGCTTGTGGCGGAGATCCCGCTCAAATCCCTCCCAGAAATCCTGCGTGGGGCGCTCTGCCCGCTTGATGCGAAGGAGTTGCTCCAAGGTGACCTTGGATTGCGATGATTTGTCCTTGTCCATTTATGCGCGCGTGTATGCCTGCAACTCGGCCTGAAGGAGCTGTTTCGCGTAGTGTAAACGCGAACGCACCGTGCCCACCGAGCATTCCATGATCTCGGCGATTTCCTCGTGGCTGAGTCCGTCTATTTCAAATAAAGTCACCACAGTGCGATGTTTGATAGACAGCTTCTGCATCGCCTCGTTCAATTTTTCCTGAAGTTCTTTTACAAAGAGCTCCCGGTCTCCGCCATTTTTATCAGTCAGTTGTTTAAGCACTTCAGCATTTGTATCCTCTTCGTGGATTTTCTCGAAGCTGAAGAAGGAGCGCAGGCGGGACTTGCGCAAATGCGTGAGCGTGGAATTGACCGCGATGCGATAGAGCCAGGTAAAAAATGACGATTGCCCCTGAAACCGATGGATGGATTGAAAGGCCTTGATGAAGGCATCCTGCGCCAAGTCCGCCGTATCCTCGCGATTGGAAGTCATGTTGTAGATGACGCCAAAAACACGCTCGCGATATTTCACGACGAGTTTGTCAAACGCCGCGACATCCCCGGCCTGCACCTGCTGGACGATCTGCCAGTCGGCATCGGCTTCCTGCCGGCGATCGGGAGTCGCGACCAAGGTTTTTTCGAGAGTATGGGTTCCGACGGACATTGGTTGCTTGGGTTGCGGAAGGAAACATGGCCGGTGTTGCGCCGGGTGGCAACCCCATTTGTCATGTTTCGCGGGCGCCTGTGCCTGCAAAAAAGCCCCTCCGGGAGCGTATTGCGCCGAGGGGCTCGGGAAGACCTAGTCTCAATAGGGAGAACTTACGCGCGCGGCTTATTCGCCGTCCTCACCGATGGCCTCGACGGGGCAGCCTTGCAGCGCCTCCATGCACAGGCCAACGTCTTCCTCGGAGGCGGGCTGCGCCTTCACGTAGGAGTAGCCTCCATCGTCGTTCCGGGCGAAAAACGCCGGCGCCGTCTCGCGGCAGAGGTCACAGTCGATGCACTGCTGATCGACGTAGAATTTGCCGGCTGCATTAATGTCCCATTTTTCTGCTTTGTTTGCCATGATGACGGGAGAAAAGAGGATTTATTGAGACTGTCAAGACGGGGTGTTTACAAAAATTTCCGCATCTTTTTCGTGGTTTTCCGTCTGCCTTGTTGCTCTCCGTCCGGGACGGTGTTTGTATTTGTTTGAGCGTTTTCCAGTTTTTTTCTCTCTATACCAAACGATGATTTCTGACAGGCATTACATGCGAGACGACTATAACCGGACGCCGACTTCGGTGCTTGTCTGGATGATTTCCGTCATCATCGCCGGATTCATCATACAAAATGTCTTCGAACGCCTGCTCCCCGGCGGGAACGACACGTTTGCGCGCATCGCCGCGATGAGCCAGGGCGGATTGCTCGGCGGGCACGTTTGGAAGCTGCTCACCTACACGTTCCTGCACGAGGGCGTGCTGGCGGTCTTGTTCAACTGCCTGATGCTCTGGTTCCTCGGACGCGAATTGCGCCCGCTCATCGGCGAGAAGGGGCTCGCATGGCTGTATGTCGCGGCCTCGGTTGGCGGCGCGCTCGCGTGGTTCGGCGTCAACCTGGCCAACGGTGGTTTTCTCTATGGCGTGACGAGCGTAGTGTGCGCCTTTCTGGTCGTGTTCGCATGCATCTATCCCGACCGGCAGATGACGCTGCTGCTGTTCTTCATCATTCCGGTCACGATAAAGCCGAAATACATCGCGGGCATCTGGGCGTTGATCGCCCTGTGCGGCCTCGTCTTCAGTGAAATCCCCGCGCGCGAATTCGACCTCGGCATGCACTATTCCGCCCAAATCGGCGGCATGCTCGTCGGCTTTCTCTATCACCGTCTCGTTTACCTGCGCGAATGGCGCAATCCCGACGGCCGCACGCAGATCGAACTGCCCCGCTGGCTGCGCCGGGCCAGAAAAGCCCCCGCCGCCGCTGCTTCAGCCAAATACAAGGTCAATGTCGGCGCGCCCGCCGATTCATCCGCGTCATCCATCTCGCCCAGCGCCGCCGATCTCCGGGCCGAAGTGGACCGCATCCTCGACAAAATCAACAGCGAAGGCTTCGGCGCGCTCACCGCCGAGGAAAAGCAATTGCTGGACGACGCCAAGGATGTGCTCAACCGCCGCTGACCGCATGGCCGGCCCGGACGCGAGCGATTTTTCAGCCGCCCGGGCCCGGCTTGGAATATCCTCGCATCACTCCAGATGCAACATTTGGGCTTTTCGCGCGTCTGCCTGTCTGTTTTTTTCCAACCATCGACGGCATGGAAACCGCTCATCACTTGCGCGTCCCTCCAAACGATGAAACAATTTCGCCCTCCACACGTCCATTTTTCGCGATGAAGTTTTTTTCCGCTCTCACCCGCCACCGCCTGCGTTCGCTGCCCGGCCTCGCAGCCGCCGCCCTCGTTCTCACACTCGTTCCCGTCCGCGCCCAAGGCACCGATGGCGGCGCCTTCAAAAGCACGCCCGCCTTCGAACGCGAAGTCGTGAACGTCATCGGCCTGCTCGAGCATTACCACTATAACCGCGATGCCGTCCGCCCCGCCGACTATGCCGAGGTCGTGCCGAATTTCATGTCCGATTTCGACGGCCAGCGCCTCTTCTTCCTCGAATCCGACAAGGCCGCCTTCATCGAAAAATTTCCCGCCCGCTGGATCTACAACAACATCTCCGGCCTTGGCAAAATCGACCCCGCCTTCGTCATCTTCGGCACCTACAAGACCCGCGTCACCGACCGCATCAACTGGGTGCTCGAACAACTCAAAACCGACCTTCCGCTCGACACCGAGGACACCTATCTCATTGATCGCAAAGACAGCCCCTGGCCCGCCGACGCAGCCGAGGCCGACGACATCTGGACGAAACGCATCAAATACGAGCTCATCCTCGAAATCCTCAACAAGAAGACCCCCGAGGAGGCCCGCGAAAGCGTCACCAAACGCTACAACCGCATGCTCAAAAACCTCGGCGACATCGAGGGCAAGGACGTCGCCGAATCGTTCCTTTCCAGCATCGCCCGCCTCTACGATCCGCACTCCACGTATTTCTCCGCCGAGACCTTTGAGGATTTTAGCATCCAGATGCGCCTCCAGCTCATCGGCATCGGCGCCGTGCTCAGCCTGGAGGACGATTACTGCGTCATCAACGAAGTCGTCACCGGCGGCCCCGCCGACCTCAGCAAACAAATCCGGCCCAAGGACAAGATCCTCTTTGTCGGCCAGGACGACGGCAAGGAGCCGGTCGAGGTCATTGGCATGAAACTGCGCAAGATCGTGGACATGATCCGCGGCAAAAAAGGCACCAAGGTGCACCTCACCGTCCAGCCCGCCTCCGACCCCGCCCAGCGCAAGCAGGTCACGCTCGTCCGCGACGTGGTGAACCTCGATTCCGCCCGCGCCCGCGGCGCCATCTACGACGTTCCCGCCTCCGACGGCAAGAGCGCCACTCCGATCGGCGTCATCACGCTGCCCGCCTTCTACGGCCCCGACACCAGCGAGGACGGCGCCAGCAAAAACAGCGCCACACAGGATGTCGCCGAGCTCATCAAGCGCCTCCAGGCCGACGGCATCCAAGGGCTCGTCCTCGATCTCCGCGGCAACGGCGGCGGCCTCCTCACCGAAGCCATCGCCCTCTCCGGCCTCTTCATCAAACCCGGCCCCGTCGTCCAAGTGCGCGACTTTTACGGCAAGGTAAAAGTCGATTCCTCCGAGGACGCCACCATCGCCTACAACGGCCCGCTCGCCGTGCTCGTTTCCAAGTTCAGCGCCTCCGCCTCCGAAATCGTCGCCGGCGCGCTTCAAAACTACGGCCGCGCCATCATCATCGGCGACAGTTCCACGCACGGCAAAGGCACCGTCCAGCAACTCATCGAGATGAAGGACGCCATCCCCTTCATGGCCCGCGCCGGCCTGAAAACCGGGGCCGTGAAACTCACCATCCAGAAGTTCTACCTCCCCGACGGCGAGTCCACCCAGCTCCGCGGCGTCGTCCCCGACATCATCCTGCCCTCCATCGACGATTATCTTCCCATCGGCGAGGCCGAACTGCCGCGCGCGCTCGCGTGGGATGAGATCAAAGCCGCACCCTTCGACGGCGGCCCGCTCGCCATCCCTGTCTTCGAGCCGCTGAAAAACGCCAGCCTCGAACGCCAGAAATCCTTCGAGGAGTTCACCTATCTCAACAAATCGATCGACTGGTTCAAAACCAAGCAGGCCCAGAAAACCCTCTCGCTCAATCTCACCGCGCGCGAAAAACAACGCGACGCCGACAAGTCTTTCCGCAAGGAAATGGACCTGGAGCGCAACCGTCTCGCGGCCTCCGTCGGCTATCCCGCCCGTGAATTTTCGCTCGTCCCGCCCAAGCCGAAGGCAACCGAAACCAACGAGGGTGAGACTCCCGTCAATGAAAACGCGACCCCCGGTGACGCCAAACTCGAAACCAACGAGAACACCACCGTCGCGAAAAGCGACATCGACAACACCACCGCGGTGACCGCCGATGCGGACGCCGTCGGGGCGCCGCTTGCGACGCCCGTCGCGAAAGCCCCCGCCGCCCCGCCCGCCGCCACCCTTGCCTCAGCCGGCTCGCCCGGCGCCGCCGCGGCCAGCACCGCCGCCGCGTCCGACCTCCCCGACGCCACCGGCCTTTCCCTGGCCATGACCGGCGACACTGGCGAAGAACGAAACGGCACGGATGAAAACGACAGCGGCCTTTCCGACGAACAACTCGAGGAGGATGCGAAAAAGCTCGACATCCATCTTCGCGAATCCCTGCGCGTGCTCAACGACGCGATCGCGATGGCCCGCTCCCCTGAATCCGGATCCTTCGCCGGCGCCCCTCTCACCGCCCAGGCCGTCCGGCGCGAGTGATTTTTCCCGCCCCCTCCCGAGGCGCGCGCAACCCCGCGCGCCTTTCCTGTTGAAGGTTGCGCCCAAAACGCACAACTCTCTCCGCTGATATTTTCGCACCACCTCAATGCATTTTTTAGCCGCCTTCAATATTTGGGAAATCTTTCTTCGATGCGACATCGTCGGCCAGGTCATCACCACCAGCCTTGCCGTCTCCAGCATCATCGCCTGGGGCGTGATGTTCGGCAAACGCAATGACCTGCGGCAGCTCCGCCTGCTCAACCTCGCCTTCGAGCAGCACCTCCGCGACCAGCGCACGCTCCTCGACCTGCCCGAATCCTACCGCAACAAGCGCTCCATCCCCTACGGCGATCTTTTTGCCGACGCCATCGACGCCTATTGGCGCGCCGCCGAGATCGGAAAACAAAAGGGCATCGACACCGCGCAATACCGGCTCGAACACACCGAGAACGCCCTCCAGCGCGCCCTCGCCCGCCAGATTCTCCGCTACGAATCCAGCATGGTCTTCCTCGCCTCGATTGTCTCCGGCGCCCCCTTCATGGGACTGCTCGGGACGGTGTGGGGCGTCATG
This genomic stretch from Termitidicoccus mucosus harbors:
- a CDS encoding DNA topoisomerase IV subunit B; the protein is MAKSSSVSDYTEANIRTLSPLEHIRLRPGMYIGRLGNGSHPDDGIYVLLKETIDNAIDEFTMGFGKRVEIHLADRSLYVRDYGRGIPLGKLTECVSIINTGAKYDSETFKKAIGLNGVGQKAVNALSLEYRAQSIRDGKSRLVEFYQGKLKKEGKIIDAPAGERNGTLVEFTPDPDEKLFGPDFRFRPEFIEEMLWNYAYLNRGLTLVFNGKSFRSDNGLKDLLAKKLTGEPLYPMIHLEGDDIEIAMTHGGHYGEEYYSFVNGQHTTMGGTHLAAFREALVATVRNFFKKDYEAADIRQSIVAAVSLRVMEPVFESQTKTKLGSNNMGPEKDSPSIRQFVSQFLQQHLDNWLHRNSEAADAIKAKIEASERERKELAGIRNIARERAKKASLHNRKLRDCRVHLDSKDKRAEDTTLFIVEGDSAAGSLTACRDVQTQAVFALKGKPLNTYGLTKKVIYENEEFHLLQSALNIEDGIDGLRYNRIIIATDADVDGMHIRLLLLSFFLQFFPELITNHHVYILETPLFRVRNKKQTIYCYSEAEKQAALHKLGQSAEVTRFKGLGEISANEFKDFIGENIRLEKVTLDHLHNADDLLKFYMGKNTPDRQDFIISNLRVEKDLVEA
- a CDS encoding sulfate ABC transporter substrate-binding protein, producing MSHHTSALPSPSRVFARTRLLGAAFIATAVLACLASPVPVARAQQEILNTSYDISRELFTDVNKVFVPYWKTKTGQDVAVKQSHAGSSRQARAILEGLQADVVTFNTFTDVQLLADNGFVAKDWPARFPHNASPFYSVHSILVRTGNPKAIRDWDDLARPGVSIVQVNPKLGGNGRYAVLAYYAHALRANHGDHAKARAFLKSVLANVIVFESGGRSATTTFTERGIGDALINFESETLALSTAGRDKFQAVTPGVSILSEFPVAVVEKNAEKRGTSALARGYLEYLYTPEAQEVIARNFYRPRDAAVAARHAARLQPVEALEVGSVFGGWEKATADFFANGALVDTLLKEIAAEKR
- the cysT gene encoding sulfate ABC transporter permease subunit CysT, giving the protein MLPGFGLTLGGTLLFLSLATLLPLSALALKASSLSWPAFWTQISDARALATYRITLVSALAATALNVVLGVSVAWILVRYEFPGRRLLDAAVDLPFALPTAVAGLSLATLLAPNGLVGQLFAPLGIKLAYALPGMVAAMSFTSFPFVARTVQPVLADLDPQLEEAAATLGAGPLAVFRRVVFPAILPATLAGATLALVRCLGEFGAVVFIAGNLPFRTEITSLLIYTRVAEHDYEAAAALAVVILAAALLVLLAMNTIQHRLLRRLH
- the cysW gene encoding sulfate ABC transporter permease subunit CysW yields the protein MPDAAPASRRVSIRGHPRRIALVLAGGGAAALLILLPLAAVFYYALRDGWAAYIGSLADPVTRHAIGLTLLAAAIAVPVNTVFGLAAAWAVAKFEFRGRRLLISLIELPLSISPIVIGVAYLFVFGMQGLLGPWLAGHGIRLVFSIPAIVIVTTIVTTPFVFREVLPLMQSQGTHEEQTALTLGAGGWQTFLRVTLPNIKWALIYGVSLATARSLGEFGSVAIVSGAVRGETNTMTLQIQLLFDDRVQTGAFAVASILTVLALATLLLKTWVEHREARRLRN
- a CDS encoding sigma-70 family RNA polymerase sigma factor yields the protein MSVGTHTLEKTLVATPDRRQEADADWQIVQQVQAGDVAAFDKLVVKYRERVFGVIYNMTSNREDTADLAQDAFIKAFQSIHRFQGQSSFFTWLYRIAVNSTLTHLRKSRLRSFFSFEKIHEEDTNAEVLKQLTDKNGGDRELFVKELQEKLNEAMQKLSIKHRTVVTLFEIDGLSHEEIAEIMECSVGTVRSRLHYAKQLLQAELQAYTRA
- a CDS encoding ferredoxin; the encoded protein is MANKAEKWDINAAGKFYVDQQCIDCDLCRETAPAFFARNDDGGYSYVKAQPASEEDVGLCMEALQGCPVEAIGEDGE
- a CDS encoding rhomboid family intramembrane serine protease, translated to MRDDYNRTPTSVLVWMISVIIAGFIIQNVFERLLPGGNDTFARIAAMSQGGLLGGHVWKLLTYTFLHEGVLAVLFNCLMLWFLGRELRPLIGEKGLAWLYVAASVGGALAWFGVNLANGGFLYGVTSVVCAFLVVFACIYPDRQMTLLLFFIIPVTIKPKYIAGIWALIALCGLVFSEIPAREFDLGMHYSAQIGGMLVGFLYHRLVYLREWRNPDGRTQIELPRWLRRARKAPAAAASAKYKVNVGAPADSSASSISPSAADLRAEVDRILDKINSEGFGALTAEEKQLLDDAKDVLNRR
- a CDS encoding carboxy terminal-processing peptidase, translating into MKFFSALTRHRLRSLPGLAAAALVLTLVPVRAQGTDGGAFKSTPAFEREVVNVIGLLEHYHYNRDAVRPADYAEVVPNFMSDFDGQRLFFLESDKAAFIEKFPARWIYNNISGLGKIDPAFVIFGTYKTRVTDRINWVLEQLKTDLPLDTEDTYLIDRKDSPWPADAAEADDIWTKRIKYELILEILNKKTPEEARESVTKRYNRMLKNLGDIEGKDVAESFLSSIARLYDPHSTYFSAETFEDFSIQMRLQLIGIGAVLSLEDDYCVINEVVTGGPADLSKQIRPKDKILFVGQDDGKEPVEVIGMKLRKIVDMIRGKKGTKVHLTVQPASDPAQRKQVTLVRDVVNLDSARARGAIYDVPASDGKSATPIGVITLPAFYGPDTSEDGASKNSATQDVAELIKRLQADGIQGLVLDLRGNGGGLLTEAIALSGLFIKPGPVVQVRDFYGKVKVDSSEDATIAYNGPLAVLVSKFSASASEIVAGALQNYGRAIIIGDSSTHGKGTVQQLIEMKDAIPFMARAGLKTGAVKLTIQKFYLPDGESTQLRGVVPDIILPSIDDYLPIGEAELPRALAWDEIKAAPFDGGPLAIPVFEPLKNASLERQKSFEEFTYLNKSIDWFKTKQAQKTLSLNLTAREKQRDADKSFRKEMDLERNRLAASVGYPAREFSLVPPKPKATETNEGETPVNENATPGDAKLETNENTTVAKSDIDNTTAVTADADAVGAPLATPVAKAPAAPPAATLASAGSPGAAAASTAAASDLPDATGLSLAMTGDTGEERNGTDENDSGLSDEQLEEDAKKLDIHLRESLRVLNDAIAMARSPESGSFAGAPLTAQAVRRE
- a CDS encoding MotA/TolQ/ExbB proton channel family protein, whose product is MHFLAAFNIWEIFLRCDIVGQVITTSLAVSSIIAWGVMFGKRNDLRQLRLLNLAFEQHLRDQRTLLDLPESYRNKRSIPYGDLFADAIDAYWRAAEIGKQKGIDTAQYRLEHTENALQRALARQILRYESSMVFLASIVSGAPFMGLLGTVWGVMEAFSAISVQQTASIQTLAPGVSAALLTTIAGLVVAIPSVFGYNYLFASNKRLITELENYASSLADRIELESQ